TTACAGAGACCACCTTTAGACTCACGTGGTCGTTTGTCGGCAACCTCTACCGTGGGCACAGATGGCTTATTATCTTCCCTTCTCTCGAACATTGCTTTCCTCTCTTCAACAGACATTCGAtggaagttaaaaaaaaaacattcgtCGCATCCGTCGCGGCTTAACCGCCTCCTTTAGACGTTTATTGGGGAAGGAGGAGACGACATTATACCTTATAGGGCCGGATAAATGGAGTCGTCGCCGGATTTCCAGATGTGCTGGAGTTCACAACTCTGGACTCGTGGACGAATATGGTGACGAGAGCACATGCACGTCGACAAGGCTTCTAAGTCGAGCTGCTGGATGACGACACGTTCCTCTCCCTCGTGTCGACCCACCAAGCAGCATGCCACGCCCCTTCGACCACTATTTATATACGAACGACGCTGCCGTCGATATTCATTCGCTGGCCGTGGTTTGGTTGCTTTGTATTCGCTTGTGATTGAGATAGATCTTTGAGAAAGGCTAGAAGAAAAgagcatagagagagaggaagatggCTTCGCAGCAGGAGAGGTCTGAGTTGGACGAGAGGGCAAGGCGCGGAGAGACGGTGGTGCCGGGCGGGACGGGAGGCAAGAGCCTCGAAGCCCAGGAGCACCTTGCTGAGGGTCcccatcttctctttcttccttcttaaGCAGAAGGCTCTGTTGCTTTTATCTCTGATTTGATTTCAACATCTTCTTTCTGAAGAAACATCACCTGAAATGtactgatgatgatgattcttTTGATTGCGTTCTTGATGAGCAGGGCGGAGCCGAGGAGGGCAGACTCGGAAGGAGCAACTGGGGACGGAGGGTTACCAGGAGATGGGGAGGAAGGGAGGACTGAGCACCATGGATGAGTCTGGCGGGGAGCGTGCCGCTCGCGAGGGTATCGACATCGACGAGTCCAAGTACACGACGAAGTCTTAAGGTCCGGAGACACTCCTAACGTCCCCCCTTTGCAAGGACGTGTAAACCAGTAGTAATAAATAGTAGTTATAGACAGTAGTGTCTTTTAATGGCGTCCAGATCTTTAGCAGGCAATGCCACTCGCCCTGGCGCTGGTTTAGTGCAGGGGAGTTGGCGGGAGAGTCTAACAAGTCTTCGACGCTTGGGTGTAGTAGTGGGGAGTAGGGTTTAGGGTTTCCCTGTTAGGTCATGGCTGGGCGGAGCTCAGGCTGGGCTGGTATCCGGCAGTGTTGATGCTTCTGTCTCTCGCCATTGGAGATTCTGTAACAGGCTTGCATCTTTAGTTTATATACCAGTACATTTACTTCTGTTACCGTGTACTTGTTCTTGTTTGCACTCCTCTTTTTTCGGTCTTGCAATTTAGGTTCGTGACGCCATGAAAATTTCGTGGAGAAGCATGGCGGGATGCTTGTGTGGATGAAGTTTAAGCTGTGAATCAACTACTCGTGAAGGCAAGCCTTGAAGCTTTGTAAGTCTTATTTGACCTGAAGGCAAACAACCTTTTCAGGCAGAACTGGGTGgtcttgttttttactttcttctctGTGATGGTCTCCATTGTTCTTCGTTGGTGTTCTTACGATAGCAGGCTTGAATAAAGCTGTGATAGAGATTTCCCTCAGCTGCTCAACTATTGAAGCTCCCTATAtagcttcctttttttcttttcacgcGGCCAATCCTGCCTGCAAGACTGGCAAGCTGACTAGGAATGCATTAGAAACGAGCCGACCTTTTTTCTCACGCTTAAATGGCCAAAAGTTCTGTGCACCCTGCTTTTGTTCTCCACGCATTCAATGTTTCTTGTCGAAAAAACCATCAACGTCCACGGTTTGATAGTAACAGAAGCAATAACTAAAACAGATCAGGCAATTAGTACATTAAAACGATCTGGTGACAAATAAAACAGAGACAATTAGCACCTTTGCTATCGGAGTTGAGCAATGGTACCTGTTCTCTTCCCTTAAAATCTTCTGCTCGACGTTTTTGGCGGTCTAACGTGCCATACCAAACTCTCTTGCTCATCCAAGAGCTCCTCTGGCCTCAGAGTCCGTCGTCCACTCCGTTCCTGCATACCGTACTCGGCTTCCACCATAGAAGCATCAGGTAAAAGGGATCACATAACCACTGGCATCGGCGCGACCCGCAGGATACGATGAGCGCTGAGCTCGACATCGGCGCGACCCGCAGGATGTGATGAGCGCTGAGCTCGAGCGAGGAAAAGCACTCGCAACAGACGCAAGAGTGTGCTCATTCAGATTCTTGTGATAGCCAACACTAATGGCATTTGTATGGTGAGCATAAAGTCAAAATTCTGGTGGGTTTTCGTGTCAAGTAGTGCTGGTGGTTAGGTGTCTAGAGGAGggaattgaaaaataaaaaaccaagaaTGAAgcgaagaagaaggaaaataaaaaatgaagctgGATGCAGCGGAAGaacggaggaagaagatggaTGCAGCGGAAGaacggaggaagaagatgaagaggaaaaagatcagaacggaggaagaagatgaagaggaaaaagaacagtggagaggaagaagaagtggaAAGTTAGTACGCcgaggaaagaagaagagggtcAAGAGGAataggaagaagggaggaggatgGAAATTTAGGGTACGAATTGTATTTTGATAATTCACGGTACGACTTGGAGATGGAAAAGGCTTTTAAATAGCCTTGTACAAAGCCTAACATTACTAGTTACAAGTCATAGATACAAAACTATCAAACAAAATGCTTATGACTGATCTTTTAGAAGCTCATGATCCCAATGCTAGTCTTGTATATGCTCGGCAAACTTGGCTAGGATCGGCAAACTTGGCTAGGAAGAACACTTCTCTAGCAAAAAAATGCCAAAGACCGTTACTTTCTGAGGGAAGAACATGGCTAGGAAGAATATGATATAGAGAAATTCGGCTGAAGAGTATGCCAAAAATTGCCAAAGACCGATTAACTTCTTTATGAGTTAGAGAATGACGTAGAACGATGAATTTATGAGTTAGAGAATGACGTAGACCGATGAACTGTTAAAATCATGGAATGGGGGAGATGAACTGTTAAAATCATGGAATGGGAGAGAAACAAAGTAATACGAGATTAGAGAGACAAAGAGGCACATAATAAACTTTGTTATATTGTTCTTCCCTGTGTTACAATACAACAATACAATGCTATGTGGAATAGACTGAGATAAGGTTAACAAATCCTTGAGATAAGGTTAACAAATCCTTAGCCACCGTATCGAGAAAAAGGTTAACAAATCCTTAGCCACCGTATCGAGAAAAACTTGAGATTACAGTCTATCCCATTAATCTTGATAGATTCATCAAGAGTCAAGATTACAGTCTATCCCATTAATCTTGATAGATTCATCAAGAGAAATCTTCGCTTGATCCGCCTCCTTCCTTAATAAGCGAACAATCTCCCCCTCTCAAGTTGGCGCACAGATGTCAATCTGTCCCAACTTGTGAATTATAGtttgatgtttttcctttgccaaacttttggtaaatatatcgGCCAATTGCTTGTCGCTTTTGACATGAAGTGTTTGAATGGTATTATCTTGGATCTTCTCTTGTATGAAGTGGCAGTCGACTTCTATATGCTTGGTACATTCGCGAGACACCAGATTACCTCCAATATAGATGGCGGCCATGTTGTCACACATCAAGTTCATGGGTCCATTAGTTTCAATATTCATATCTTTTAGTAAGGCTTTAATTCATATCAGTTCACATGTACATGCTGCCATGGCCCTGTATTCCGCTTTTGCGCTTGACCTGGCAACCACTGATTgtttcttactcttccatgtgacAAGATTACCTCCAACAAGGATGTAGTATCCAGAGGTTGATCTCTTATCATTTGGGTCgcctgcccaatcagcatcacaatATCCAATGACATCTAAAGTCTGACTTCGCTTCATTAAAACTCCTTTACCAGGAGTTCCTTTAAGATACCGAAGGATTCTATGAGCAGCATCAACATGTGAAGACCTGGGCttgtgcatgaattgacttatAAGGCTGACACCATACATGATATCTGGTCTGGTGACAATAAGATAAATAAGTTTTccaacaagtttttgaaaactttggacATTCTCGACAAGGTCGCCCTCATCGGTTTTCAATTTGCAATTCATTTCAAGAAGTGTGTCGGCGGCTTTGGCTCCAATGTTACATGTCTCCTTAAGTAGATCTAAAGTATAATTTCTTTGACATATGAAAATACCTTTATCTGAGTGTGCAACTTCAATCCCTAAGAAGTATCGCAGGACTCCTAGATCCTTGATCTTAAACTGCTTGTTAAGAAATGTCTTCACGCGATGCATAAAAATGTCATCATCACTTGTCaatataatgtcatcaacatataccaataTGATAGTAATTTTAGATTCATCAATACGAGTAAACATGGTGTAATCCGCCGAACTTCGTTTAAAACCATATTGAACAAGAGCATCACTAAGCCGagcaaaccatgctcgaggagattgcttgagaccataaAGAGCCTTTTTTAGTTTGCATGCATAGCCACTTTTATTGCTTACATCGGGAGGAATTTTAATATACACTTCCTCAGTAAGCTctccattgaggaatgcatttttaacatccagttgCATCAAGTTCCAATTTTTATTTGCTGCAATTGCAACAACATTCTGATGGTATTCATTTTAGCAACTGAAGCAAACGTTttcaagtaatcaattccttcaGTCTGAgtaaacccctttgcaacgagTCGCGCTTTGAACGGTTCAATAGTTCCATCACTTTTGTATTTGATCTTATATATCCACTTGCAGCCAAAAAATCTTCTATTCATAGGATCATAACATTTATAGCCTCTCTTTTTGCTAGAATATCTCAAATACACACACTTAACAGCACATTTCTCAAATTTATTTCTAAGATGGTCTTGAAtataacatttgcaaccaaacacTTTCAGATGTTGAACAAAGCACTTTCTATCAAGAAGAAGCTGAATAGGGATATCATAGTTTATACTagaatttggaattttgttAGACAAGTAACACGCAGTGcaatgtcacctgggtgcgttttGTTTGAGCTTGCACCCGCATCGACGCGATGCGGGTGCGGGTTCGGGTGTGCTCTAGGTGCGCACCCAATCCGCACCACGTCCTTTGCCatcaattttttggtttttttatttttaacaagcACAATCGAGACCTCTCtggcgctctctctctctcctctttccgCTATGACgctgctctctctttctttctctctctctctctctctctctgtgctgcGTCCAGCAGCCGTCGATCAAAGAACTCCATCCGGTGGGGATTGTTCGGTGGATTTGGCCTGCATCAAGGATTGACGGCATCTTTCGATTTCGGCCAGCACATTCTCCCCCAAAACTCTGCCCGCCTGGTGAGCAATGCCGAGATTGTGAAGGAACTCGAAACCCCTGAGCGTGAGGGAAGCCCACTCTGCTTTCCCCTTTCCTTTTAGTTGCGAACTTGCGAACAAGAAGACAATGGCCCAGCCGACTTAATCTTTTAGGTATTTTTGTTGGGCCCTCTTTTGTTTTGGTTATCATTTTTTGGCGTCATTGTTTTATGTAAATTATTTACACATCTTTTTGTTTCTAGTAGATTAGCTTTTAGGTTAAAATATTTATTGACCGACTTATTgttactttgttatatatagtagaaaaaataaataaatcatatCACTTGTTCTAAAAATCAGATCAATCGGATTTGAGAACCAAATAGTAAAATCGGGTTAACGGTGGGGTCAAGTTTTCAATGGTGATACTTGAAGCTAAGTTATAGTAGAATGTTGTattagatttttcatatttttgtggtaaatattttctataaattttcaatattttttattgtttataataaattaataataataataataaatactctcgtCGCatcgccgcacctaaattttttgagatgtgccgtgTCGGCACCCACACCCGCACCGGCAGCCACACCCCGCACCATGGTGACATAGACGCAGTGGCAATAGCATCAATCCAGAAATAAGCAGGAACATTCATATGCATCATAAGAGCACGAGCAATATTAAGCAATTGATGGTTTTTCCTTTCAGCGACTCCATTTTGCTGAGGCGTCCCTGAGCAGGTGTACTGAGGTTCAATGTCTTTCTTTgccaggaatgactttagagTATCATTGACATACTCCCCACCATTGTCAGACtgaagttttttaattttcaagcCGTACTGGGTTAAAATCATGCTATAATATTCTTCAAATACTTTAGGCACCTCACTTTTATTCTGAAGAAAGTATATCCATGTCATTCTAGATTTATCATCAATGAATGAGACATAATATTTGAATCCTATATAAGAGTCCTCAggagctggtccccaaacattaGAGAAAACAAGATCAAAAAAGTTAGAAGACCTTTCACTAGAAGTGTGGAACGGTAACCTTGTCAATTTTACaaattcacaagcatcacaagCCCAATTTTCATGACGAGGTTGGGAACAAGCCGCTGCAAACTGCTACCTGATATGTGTCCAAGACGAGCGTGCCACTTCTTGTAGTCTGACTCGTTCAAATTGTTATTGCTAGTGAGAAGATTAACGTCGCAAGAATCCATAACATAGAGACCACCTTGTTCTCGACCTctaccaatcactttcttcgTGCCATGTTCCTGAAAAATCACCTCTTTTGACGAGAAAATAACCAAACAATCATGAGATTTGGTTAATTTGCTAACAGATATCAAGCTGGTACTTATTTTTGGAACATATAAGACAGTAGAGTTGATCCCTTTATCAAAAAAACTAGTTTTGCCAATGCCATCAACACTAATCGGACTCCCATCAGTAGTAAAGATACgttgtttttgttctttatctATCTCTTCTAAATTTGTTGGGCCACCAGTTACATGATCAGTAGCTATTAAAGCAAGGTTCTTACCTTCACTCAAGTTCCCAACAGGTTGAGACGTAATGAGGTTGGTAGTCTTTgcaaatttctggaaaaatttctcAAGATCTTCTTTAGTCACAAAGTTTGCAAAATCTGGTGGCCTTGAAGATTTGTCTCTGCTAGGTTGACCAATCAACTCCCAACAACGTTCTCGGGTATGCCCTGTTTTCTTACAGTGGGTGCATTTCCAACAAGATCAATTCCTTTGGTTATTAGAACTCTCGCCCCCTGGTTTGAAGTTGCTTTGCTTGTTGTCGGCTTTTGTATAGCATACCATCTTATCactattttcttcatttacgtCAAGTTTTGAAGGAACATTCATAGCTTTCCTTCGAGCCACTTCACGCTGTATCATTTGGCACACACTATTAAAAGATGGTAGAGGATTGGAATTAAGTACCTAGCCGCAAAGGGTCTCATATTCTCTTCCAAGTCCGGCTAGAACCTTAAAGATTTTGTCttcatcaaatctttttttatatacttCTGGATCTGAAGTGGCTGGACGATACTGAAGTAATTCATCATATAGGCTACGCATTTGACCGAGATAGAGAGTAATATCTTTATCTCCCATAGTGAGTTGAGCAAtcttattttgaatttcataaacaCGAGCAAGATTGTTCTGTTCACCGAAGAGCTCTTTCAAGTTGTCCCAAATATCTTTTGTCGTCTCCACATAAAGAAGAAGATTAGTAACAGAGGAGTCCATGGAATTAAGAAGCCATGACATAACCATGTCATTTTCACACTCCCATTCACGATATTTTGGATCATTCCTTACCGGTGGCTGTATGTCGCCATTGATATATCCCACCTTCGAACGATTGCTGAGAAACAGTCTCGCCACCTTAGCCCAACTGAGATAGTTTGGTCCAGTGAGAGGTTGTGAGGTAATTTTTAAAGTGTTGTTGCCTTGGTCGGATGATCCAATTTTTGAATTGCAGGCGCTTCCTTCTTGGTGAGTGGTTGCCATAGGGAACAAGATAGAACGCAAGCCCCTTTGCCAGAGTTGTCAATCACAGACGGTCGGAAAAAATGTCGATTTAGACCGACGTTGGCTCGCCCATTCGCCGTGGCCTCCACCCTGGCCTCCTCTGTCGTGCCTTCCCTCGTCCTCGCCCGTAGCCACCGTATTGAGTTCATTCCAGAGTTACTGCTCGTTCTGTCGGACACCGTCAAACGATCGAGAAGGCTAAGGGGCGTTGAAGCTCTTGAACCAGATTGGCGCTGGTCCTGACGTAGGGCATAACTTCCAGGCGAATCTCCCTGTGCAACTTTGGGTTGATCAGGCGAATCTCCCCTTGCCTTTCTTCTTCACTGCCGAATGGCTTCTGTGTAGGAAAAAAACAGACGGGAACGCTCTCCTAATAGAGACAACAGTAGTTGAGGGGCATGGGTTTGGAACCGCAACAAAAGACTATGCAGGCGGTGTTAAAAAAGTCAGAAACAGAGGATCGATGGCTTTTTCTTCAGTCTCTCAAGCAGCACATATCTTGGGGAAGCAATGGCTGTGGTCTCTGTGCTTTGATACCATTTTAAAATCATGGAATGGGAGAGAAACAAAGTAATATGAGATTAGAGAGACAAAGAGGCACACAatattacgtggttcggcaatACAACCTACATCAACGAGGAAAGAGGGAAAACTTTGTTATATTGCTCTTCCCTGTGTTACAATGCTCTGTTACAAGCTCTTCTTTATATATGCAGGGAATAGACAGAGATAAGGTTAACAAATCCTTAGCCACCGTATCGAGAAAAACTTGAGATTACAGTCTATACCATAACTTCCAGGCGAATCTCCCTGTCCAACTTTGGGTCGATCAGGCGAATCTCCCCTTGCCTTTCTTCTTCACTGCCAGATGGCTTCTGTGTAGGAAAAAAATAGATGGGAATGCTCTCCTAATAGAGACAACAGTAGTCGAGGGGCATGGGTTTGGAACAGCAACAGAAGACTATGCAGGCGGTGTTAAAAAAGTCAGAAACAGAGGATCGATGGCTTTTTCTTCAGTCTCTCAAGCAGCACATATCTTGGGGAAGCAATGGCTGTGGTCTCtgtgctttgataccatgttaaaatcATGGAATGGGAGAGAAACAAAGTAATACGAGATTAGAGAGACAAAGAGGCACACAatattacgtggttcggcagtACAACCTACATCCACGAGGAAAGAATGAAAACTTTGTTATATTGCTCTTCCTGTGTTACAATGCTCTGTTACAAGCTCTTCTTTATATAGGCAGGGAATAGACAAAGATAAGGTTAACAAATCCTTAGCCACCAGGAGATACTCGAGATAGTAATTAATCCTTATCGAGAAAAACTTGAGATTACAGTCTATCCCATTAATCTTGATTTTCAGATTTGTTGCCAATCTGATAGATTCATCAAGAGAAATCTTCGCTTGATCCGCCTCCTTCCTTAATAAGCGAACATTAACTTCTTTATGAAGTAGAGAATGATGTAGAGGAATTGTCGCAAGGCGAAGTGTGTCTGGCCTCCAAACTTggtaaagaagaaggaatgtgTCAATGTGTCTGGTATGGAGAAGACAGACGAAGGAATGTGTCTGGTCTCAAAAGAaggaatgtgtgtgtgtgtgtgtggtctCCAAACTTGGTAGGGAAGTCTGGTCTCCAAACATGGTAGAGAGGACAGAGAGTTCGAAGAAGGAGGAATGTGTCTGGTCTTATGGTAGAGAAGACAGAGAAACTGAGCTCCAAACTTGGTAAAGAAATTTACCAAGGAAGACAAGAAACTTACCAAGGAAGACAGATTGTGAGGAGTATGCCTCCTAACCAttttattgctaaaaaaaataagatatttaCAAAAGCCAAAATAAGTTCCTTGATTGGGCCGCTACACTATATTGTAATCGTTTATGGGGTTCCACCCTGCCTTGAGTTCCATCGTTCTTTAGCACAACCAATGCCATGAGGCGTCATCAAAAGGCAGGCTGCTTTAGGCATTGGAGCTcctctaaaaattgttgaagcaATTCCTTTTGCTTTCATCTGACGATCTAAAAATTGTTACAGCAATTCCTCTTGTGTTCATTTGACGACCAATCGCTCCGTCGAACATCTTCTTAATCCTCCGACCAGCACTTGTATTCCAGGCTGAACTACTACGCATAGATAAGTCATGTCGACATCCATCTTTCTCCACGGTCCCCACCGGATCCCTATCGCCAACCAAACTTCGATGATCCTCCTTCTCTTGCAATCCCAAGGCATGTTAAGGATATGATATTGGCAGTGAGTTCAAAATTCCTCAATTGCATGCCTCGAagcattttcatcttcatatctGGCCATGTTGCGAAGCTTCCAGCAGGCAGTATACATTTTTTCAGCACTTCCATAAATCTTTTTCCCTAAATTTCTTGTCATACCAATGAATTAACTTATGTCTGATGTCCTGATTTGGCTTCCATTGCACCCCAAACCCTCTGCTAATCCTATACCAGATTAGTTTAGCTACTCGACACTTGAAGAACAAATGATCTTGACCTTCTTCTGCCTTACAAAGGCTGCATTTAAAAGCCATAGCAAACCCAAGAGTCCTCACGCGTTCCTTTGTCACAAGCCTCTTGACACAACCCAGATAAACTATCCATGCTGCTTGAGGGATTATTTCACGATTCCACATAGGTCAACACCATGGTTCCTCAGCTCCCCTGGTCCTTGTTCATTCTCATATCTCTGTCCTAGAGATCTTTCCTCCATCTTCTACAGTCCACACCAAAAGATCTAGTGTTTCCCTCATAATCATTCTTTTGTTGAACAGGTCACCGATAACGGGGCTCACGTCCATGCCAATAACGGGGCTTACGTCCTTGCCATTTGTGAGCCTGTCCTATGTAAACTGTCTGACTGATTTGTCCAGCCATGGTTCAACTAAGTGATAAGCTTTCCCCATG
Above is a window of Nymphaea colorata isolate Beijing-Zhang1983 chromosome 8, ASM883128v2, whole genome shotgun sequence DNA encoding:
- the LOC116259338 gene encoding em protein H5, whose amino-acid sequence is MASQQERSELDERARRGETVVPGGTGGKSLEAQEHLAEGRSRGGQTRKEQLGTEGYQEMGRKGGLSTMDESGGERAAREGIDIDESKYTTKS